A DNA window from Macrobrachium rosenbergii isolate ZJJX-2024 chromosome 41, ASM4041242v1, whole genome shotgun sequence contains the following coding sequences:
- the LOC136827029 gene encoding adenosine deaminase-like isoform X4, translated as MMDVIMEPLKHKPKCRVQLHIHLDGTVRHETLWEIMRKKGMKLPGSGSLSDFQDALRVEEPRDLAYFLKSFSYFLDCLIGDLDVIERISYEFVEDQAKQSVAYCEARFCPHLLLPGDAGHLNGSVNGSSEASSNGNGIQNGSGNVQSDDIVKAVLKGIKRGEEDFGTKVRLILCCIRGKSQWAWDILRLCEEYRDQGVVAIDISGDEAGAGEEASISDPVHIAVFQAAKEKGIHRTMHAGEDGPASCVQVAVEAFGAERIGHGYRVIEDEAIYDMCKREGIHFETCPHSSYLTGAVKSLKCTSKRHPVLRFAEDEASFSISTDVSTITFTTLSDEYRLLGKWGFTEAQITRANFQAALHSFLSPEEKRDLVEQLKEAYGIIDYSLPVASPSSRRTSTPLKPSVTFGTWAERT; from the exons gaAAAAGGGAATGAAACTTCCGGGAAGCGGATCTTTGTCGGACTTCCAAGATGCTCTGAGGGTGGAGGAACCCAGAGACTTAGCTTATTTCCTGAAAAGCTTCAGCTATTTTTTGGACTGTCTAAT aggTGACTTAGATGTCATAGAGCGCATTTCCTACGAATTCGTGGAAGATCAGGCCAAACAGAGCGTTGCATATTGCGAAGCCAGGTTCTGTCCTCATCTCCTGTTGCCTGGGGATGCTGGTCATCTTAACGGAAGTGTAAATGGGTCATCTGAGGCCAGTTCTAAtg GTAATGGTATACAGAATGGCAGTGGAAATGTACAAAGCGACGACATCGTTAAAGCTGTATTAAAAGGCATTAAGAGAGGCGAAGAAGACTTCGGGACCAAAGTTAGACTTATACTTTGCTGCATAAGGGGAAAATCAC AATGGGCCTGGGACATCCTAAGACTGTGTGAAGAATACAGAGACCAGGGCGTGGTCGCCATCGACATATCTGGAGACGAAGCGGGTGCTGGCGAAG aagcgAGTATAAGTGATCCAGTACACATAGCTGTCTTCCAGGCTGCCAAAGAGAAGGGCATTCATCGCACAATGCACGCTGGGGAGGATGGACCTGCTAGCTGCGTTCAAGTG gCTGTGGAAGCCTTTGGAGCTGAGCGAATAGGGCATGGCTACCGTGTAATAGAGGACGAAGCAATTTATGACATGTGTAAAAGAGAAGGCATCCATTTTGAAACTTGTCCCCATTCATCGTACCTCACAGGAGctgtaaaatctttaaaatgtacATCCAAAAGACATCCTGTTTTAAG ATTTGCTGAAGATGAAGCAAGCTTTAGTATAAGTACAGATGTCTCTACAATCACCTTCACCACACTGTCAGATGAATACAGACTACTCGGCAAGTGGGGATTCACCGAAGCCCAAATAACTCGTGCC AATTTCCAAGCTGCTCTTCATTCTTTTCTAAGTCCTGAGGAGAAGAGAGACTTAGTCGAGCAGTTGAAGGAAGCCTATGGCATCATAGATTACTCACTACCTGTAGCTTCTCCTTCCTCAAGACGTACGTCCACGCCCTTGAAGCCAAGTGTCACCTTTGGGACGTGGGCTGAACGTACTTAG